One genomic region from Phragmites australis chromosome 1, lpPhrAust1.1, whole genome shotgun sequence encodes:
- the LOC133922284 gene encoding small ribosomal subunit protein mS86 (rPPR1)-like: MWVHKNAKNSEIAFAHSSVLPFTILNPKPAAAMAAAVRLLLRRRLSTATTTSPPPTPASILNPSSPSTPLTSRQKTRLAISLLKTSPPPPPDQILSICRAAALSPDTHIDRVALSLAASKLSSAPDSLRDLASTVLTPRHTPHAIALFGQAGLLPDAISTFQSSPSTRSLNALLFACIVSGNHAEAARIFQTFPDAHGVKLNTETFNAIIKSFAESGTIRSFYSVFDEMCKKGVKPNATTFTTALAGFYKEERFDDVGKVIELMKKHGCGESLPVYNVRVQSLCKLGRSGEAKALVNEMVKKGTKPSWLTYNHLIYGFCKDGDLEEAKRLYKEMGRKGLVGDSNFYFTLIHYLCRGGDFDAALGVYIEIAARNWVPCFSTMKMLVNGLAGSSRIDEAKGIIEKMKEKFPDKTDGWKEVEEALPQ; the protein is encoded by the coding sequence ATGTGGGTCCACAAAAATGCAAAGAACTCAGAAATAGCTTTCGCTCACAGCAGTGTCCTACCATTCAccatcctaaaccctaaacctgccgccgccatggccgccgccgtccgtctcctccttcgccgccgcctTTCCACGGCCACTACCACCTCGCCGCCCCCCACCCCGGCCTCCATCCTCAACCcgtcctccccgagcacccccctcACCTCGCGGCAGAAGACCCGCCTCGCCATCTCCCTCCTCAAgacctccccgccgccgccccccgACCAGATCCTCTCCAtctgccgcgccgccgcgctCTCCCCGGACACCCACATCGACCGCGTCGCCCTGTCGCTCGCCGCATCGAAGCTCTCCTCCGCCCCGGACTCCCTCCGCGACCTCGCCTCCACCGTCCTCACCCCCCGCCACACTCCCCACGCCATCGCGCTCTTCGGCCAGGctggcctcctccccgacgccatCTCCACCTTCCAGTCCTCGCCCTCCACCCGCTCCTTGAACGCTCTCCTCTTCGCATGCATCGTCTCCGGCAACCACGCTGAGGCCGCACGCATTTTCCAGACTTTCCCGGACGCACATGGCGTCAAGCTCAACACCGAGACCTTCAACGCCATTATCAAATCCTTCGCCGAGTCCGGCACCATAAGATCCTTCTATTCGGTGTTCGACGAAATGTGCAAGAAGGGGGTGAAGCCCAACGCCACCACGTTTACCACCGCGCTCGCTGGTTTCTACAAGGAGGAGCGGTTCGATGACGTGGGGAAGGTGATAGAGCTCATGAAGAAGCATGGGTGTGGTGAGTCGCTGCCAGTGTACAATGTTAGGGTGCAGAGTTTGTGCAAACTCGGCCGGAGTGGTGAGGCGAAGGCATTAGTGAACGAGATGGTGAAGAAGGGAACAAAGCCAAGCTGGTTGACTTACAACCATTTGATTTACGGATTCTGTAAGGACGGGGATTTGGAGGAAGCAAAACGGCTATACAAGGAGATGGGGAGGAAGGGGCTTGTTGGGGATAGTAACTTCTATTTTACGCTCATTCATTACCTTTGTAGGGGTGGCGATTTTGATGCTGCCCTTGGAGTATACATTGAGATAGCAGCTAGGAATTGGGTGCCATGCTTCTCGACCATGAAGATGCTTGTGAATGGGCTTGCTGGGAGCTCAAGGATCGATGAGGCAAAGGGGATTATTGAGAAGATGAAGGAGAAGTTCCCAGATAAAACTGATGGTTGGAAGGAGGTAGAGGAGGCACTACCTCAATAG
- the LOC133922279 gene encoding CDP-diacylglycerol--glycerol-3-phosphate 3-phosphatidyltransferase 1, chloroplastic, which produces MAFLKTLSPLLRRSPTGIPDPRPLLSLHTFLASSSPTSAAAAAAAAAHPHVPIRSGGPLFLSSPPWMLSQSATPLTAAASALRSKLRSARALAGGGTQAVADAVRWEHMRISGGGAEEAARIVARAGDRFLNAPNLVSIGRMVSGPVIGWMIMSEWYLPAFATLALSGASDWLDGFLARKMGINSVFGSYLDPLADKVLIGCVAVAMVEKDLLHPGLVSLVVIRDLLLVGGAFYKRASSLGWKWNSWSDFVNLDAIHREKVEPLFISKVNTVFQLMLVAAALLQPEFGTEETQNYITLLSWLVATTTITSTIGYGVKYYRIRPRT; this is translated from the exons ATGGCCTTCCTCAAAACCCTAAGCCCTCTCCTTCGCAGAAGCCCCACCGGGATCCCGGACCCTAGGCCCCTCCTCTCCCTTCACACcttcctcgcctcctcctcacccacctccgccgccgccgccgccgccgcggcggcgcacCCCCACGTCCCCATACGATCTGGCGGCCCGTTGTTCCTCTCGTCACCCCCATGGATGCTCTCGCAGTCCGCGACGCCGCTCACGGCCGCGGCATCCGCCCTACGCTCCAAGCTCCGCAGCGCTCGCgccctcgccggcggcggcacgcAGGCTGTCGCCGATGCCGTACGGTGGGAGCACATGCGGATCTCTGGAGGtggggcggaggaggcggcgaggatAGTGGCACGTGCAGGTGACAGGTTTCTGAATGCGCCCAATTTGGTATCGATTGGACGCATGGTGTCAGGACCGGTCATTGGATG GATGATCATGAGCGAATGGTATCTTCCTGCTTTTGCCACATTGGCATTGTCTGGTGCAAGCGATTGG TTGGATGGCTTTTTAGCAAGAAAGATGGGCATCAATTCTGTTTTCGGATCATATTTGGACCCGTTGGCTGACAAG GTTTTGATTGGCTGTGTTGCTGTAGCCATGGTTGAAAAGGATCTCTTACATC CTGGTCTTGTCAGCCTGGTTGTTATAAGAGACTTGCTTCTTGTGGGTGGTGCTTTCTACAAACGGGCTTCTAGTCTGGGATGGAAG TGGAACAGTTGGTCAGATTTTGTTAACTTAGATGCAATTCATCGCGAAAAGGTTGAACCTCTGTTCATCAGCAAG GTTAACACAGTATTCCAATTAATGTTGGTTGCTGCTGCGCTTCTTCAGCCAGAATTTGGCACAGAGGAGACTCAGAATTACATTACACTCTTGAG TTGGCTTGTAGCTACTACAACAATCACATCCACGATAGGTTATGGTGTGAAATACTATCGGATTAGACCAAGGACATGA
- the LOC133922272 gene encoding pentatricopeptide repeat-containing protein At1g69290-like, translating to MRALLRLRRRLPLPLTARPFSYSSSSSSEPHEIPTLYSFLQPSIFAPRPQPQPPPPPPPPSAHDPAARKTLPVDDAAALESDLLAAVADDRSDDAWLAFKSLVAASRSPSPPAAAALVSLLAAAQHRLGLKRAFAAAVFLLEKSPHAAPVPEASLGALFSALAAAGSTAPALALARSLLRCGRRLPAFSSWGHPLIELTRADAGAFAAFLKVFDEACKLVVEEKSPAEAAAMRPDLTACNAVLAGCCRRLGSVADAERVLETMSAVGVSPDVQSFACLAFLYAWRGVPSRIDELDKLFDALGFSKKEFFKNLVSGYLKSGSFESVSSVILRTLKDRRVGDVNALDEESYTEVAQCFVDQGRIKELAQLIIQTQEIELTRQSLSVEDSVGFEIVNACVELGLLNKAHSILDEMAAQGGSVGLGVYSSILKAYCKKQKTAEAAQLVAEISAAGLQLDAGSYDALIDASMTAHDFQSAFALFKEMREARLPELRTSYLTIMTGLTENNRPGLMASFLDSVVDDPRIEIATHDWNSIIHAFFKVGRLEDAKRIYRRMVFLRFEPNNQTYLSLINGYVSAEKYFSVLILWTEVRRKGADFNRELIDAFLYALVKGGFFDMAMQVIEKAQEFKIFIDKWRHKQTFMETHKKLKVAKLRKRNFRKMEALIAFKNWAGLNT from the coding sequence ATGCGTGCTCTCCTCCGCCTCCGGCGCCGGCTGCCTCTGCCCCTGACTGCGAGGCCCTTCTCCtactcctcttcttcctcctccgagcCCCACGAGATCCCCACACTCTATTCCTTCCTCCAGCCGTCCATCTTCGCGCCGCGCCCCCAACcccaaccgccgccgccgcctcccccacCCTCGGCCCATGACCCCGCCGCCAGAAAAACGCTGCCCGTCGATGACGCAGCCGCGCTTGAGTCCGACCTCCTCGCTGCCGTCGCCGATGACCGCTCGGATGACGCGTGGCTCGCGTTCAAGTCCCTGGTCGCGGCCTCCCGCTCGCCCTCGccccccgccgcggccgcgcttGTCTCCCTCCTCGCCGCGGCTCAGCACCGGCTCGGACTCAAGCGCGCCTTCGCTGCGGCCGTGTTCCTACTGGAGAAAAGCCCCCACGCGGCCCCCGTCCCGGAGGCCTCCCTCGGGGCTCTCTTCTCCGCACTCGCCGCGGCTGGCTCCACTGCCCCGGCGCTGGCGCTCGCGCGCTCGCTGCTCCGCTGCGGGCGCCGCCTCCCGGCGTTTTCGTCCTGGGGACACCCTCTTATAGAGCTCACCCGCGCCGACGCGGGAGCCTTTGCGGCCTTCCTGAAGGTGTTCGACGAAGCCTGCAAGCTCGTGGTGGAGGAGAAGTCCcctgccgaggcggcggcgatgcGCCCGGATCTCACTGCCTGCAATGCTGTTCTTGCTGGTTGCTGCCGCAGGCTCGGTTCGGTGGCAGATGCTGAGAGGGTCCTGGAGACTATGTCGGCCGTTGGGGTCTCGCCAGACGTACAGAGCTTTGCATGCCTCGCCTTCTTGTATGCTTGGAGAGGTGTTCCCAGCCGGATTGATGAGCTCgataaattgtttgatgctCTGGGCTTCAGCAAGAAGGAATTTTTCAAGAATTTGGTCAGTGGGTACTTGAAATCCGGCAGCTTCGAGTCAGTTTCATCTGTCATTCTCCGTACATTGAAAGACAGAAGAGTTGGGGATGTCAATGCACTCGATGAGGAAAGCTATACGGAGGTTGCACAATGCTTTGTTGATCAGGGGAGGATTAAGGAACTAGCCCAGTTGATCATCCAAACACAGGAGATTGAGCTCACTCGGCAATCTCTGTCAGTTGAGGATTCTGTTGGGTTTGAGATTGTCAATGCTTGTGTCGAGCTTGGCCTGTTGAACAAAGCTCATAGCATACTTGATGAAATGGCTGCTCAAGGAGGGTCCGTTGGCCTTGGTGTGTACTCGTCAATCTTGAAAGCATATTGCAAGAAACAGAAGACTGCAGAGGCTGCACAGCTCGTTGCAGAGATTAGTGCAGCAGGGCTACAGCTTGATGCTGGCAGTTATGATGCTCTTATTGATGCTTCCATGACAGCCCATGATTTCCAGTCTGCATTTGCTCTTTTCAAGGAGATGAGGGAGGCACGGCTACCAGAACTCAGGACAAGTTATCTTACTATAATGACAGGCTTGACAGAGAACAACCGACCTGGCCTCATGGCTTCATTCTTGGACTCAGTGGTTGATGACCCAAGAATAGAGATTGCTACACATGATTGGAACTCGATAATACATGCTTTTTTCAAGGTCGGGAGATTAGAGGATGCTAAAAGGATATACCGAAGGATGGTATTCCTTAGATTCGAACCAAATAATCAGACATACCTTTCACTAATCAATGGGTATGTCTCAGCTGAGAAGTATTTTAGTGTGCTCATACTATGGACAGAAGTGAGGAGGAAGGGGGCTGATTTCAACCGTGAGTTGATTGATGCCTTTTTGTATGCTTTGGTGAAGGGAGGATTCTTTGATATGGCAATGCAGGTGATTGAGAAGGCGCaagaattcaaaatatttattgATAAATGGAGGCACAAGCAAACATTCATGGAAACCCATAAGAAACTGAAAGTGGCAAAGCTAAGAAAGCGAAACTTCAGGAAAATGGAAGCCCTGATAGCTTTCAAGAATTGGGCTGGTCTCAATACATAA
- the LOC133885307 gene encoding homeobox-leucine zipper protein TF1-like yields MHPSFAYPENDDLRDVEVRGSYMELFSRDVTQIPGYNFIFGQSDELGVSQLPGNGKSEKGSSNQSEELHATNGVGALRTNEVDSRISINNKNSRREIPSDGQDGPQAKKKCIHRLTSQQSQILDGFFSICAHPDENQRKQLSETTGLTEPQVKFWFQNKRTYVKHLSGKEENYRLKMENEMLRDENSRLKMARRTIFCPTCTNEPGQAQIFTELERLKVQNQWLQREEQVARMNAEIPMSSPSLSRVFQLESSSENVFVLQDDVRVLSEIARNAVHEFGILANSSGHLWLPVPGGSFETLNKMAYDQTFPGQSSATGLKTEATRANAVVMLDPEHIVEFFIDAESYGTFFPGLMSGAATTKVYNLPADRGTCYDGAMQLLTIEVVFPSPLVPVRKCTFLRYCKKLEQGAMAIVDVSLDDGEGAFLKCRKMPSGLLIQPIRHNSCKVTAIEHVRVDDTGIHELFQPCVNGLLFGARRWVMSMARQCARIRDVETNFPRPVVSVNSRERKIIMKLADNLLANYTGSIAAIPADAWTVQCGDGAEEDIKIAYRKNDHGTNTAVVCASASFLLPLPMRRAFDLLKNNLLRVKWDVLVNGGSVKEEVRVANGIGSEDAVSILHVKHGSGANKETTMILQNSCYDVSGSFMVYSSLDKQLMDMIMSPDGDQAMSNITLFPTGFSLVPLAEPAQAGSAIGEAGETLMTAGFQILMKLARGTGLCPRSVSSAIKIMSDQIETMKDTLMNSHPVFYRRIPSTI; encoded by the exons AATGGCAAATCTGAAAAGGGTTCAAGCAATCAATCTGAAGAATTACATGCAACAAATGGTGTTGGTGCCTTGAGAACCAATGAGGTTGACTCGAGAATTTCAATCAACAACAAGAATAGTCGTCGAGAGATCCCCAGTGATGGCCAAGACGGTCCGCAGGCAAAGAAAAAGTGTATACATAGGCTCACCAGCCAGCAGTCACAAATACTTGATGG CTTCTTCAGCATCTGTGCACACCCTGATGAAAATCAAAGGAAGCAGCTGAGTGAGACGACAGGACTTACGGAGCCTCAAGTGAAGTTTTGGTTCCAGAACAAGAGAACATATGTAAAG CATCTAAGTGGAAAAGAAGAGAACTACAGGTTGAAAATGGAGAATGAAATGCTGAGGGATGAAAACAGTAGGCTTAAAATGGCACGGAGGACCATTTTCTGTCCCACTTGCACTAATGAACCAGGACAGGCCCAGATCTTCACAGAGTTGGAAAGGCTGAAAGTGCAAAATCAGTGGCTGCAGCGAGAGGAACAG GTTGCACGTATGAATGCTGAAATACCTATGAGTTCGCCTTCACTGAGCCGCGTTTTCCAACTTGAGTCCTCATCGGAAAATGTCTTTGTGCTGCAAGATGACGTTCGAGTGCTGTCCGAAATAGCCAGGAACGCAGTGCATGAGTTTGGTATTTTGGCCAACTCCAGTGGCCATCTCTGGCTGCCTGTCCCCGGTGGTTCGTTCGAAACACTGAACAAGATGGCCTATGACCAAACATTTCCTGGGCAAAGCAGCGCCACAGGACTCAAGACGGAGGCGACTCGTGCCAACGCTGTGGTCATGCTGGACCCCGAGCACATTGTGGAGTTTTTCATTGATGCT GAGAGCTATGGAACCTTCTTCCCTGGACTCATGTCCGGTGCAGCAACCACCAAGGTTTACAACTTGCCTGCTGATCGCGGCACGTGTTATGATGGGGCTATGCAGTTG CTGACTATTGAGGTGGTGTTCCCATCGCCCCTGGTACCTGTTAGGAAATGCACATTCTTGCGCTATTGCAAGAAGCTGGAACAGGGAGCCATGGCCATCGTCGACGTGTCTTTGGACGACGGTGAAGGCGCCTTCTTAAAGTGCCGCAAGATGCCATCAGGATTACTGATTCAGCCCATAAGGCACAACAGCTGCAAG GTCACCGCCATCGAGCACGTTCGAGTAGATGACACTGGTATTCATGAGCTCTTCCAGCCATGCGTGAACGGTCTCCTCTTCGGTGCTAGGCGCTGGGTGATGAGCATGGCGCGGCAGTGCGCGCGAATCAGAGACGT AGAAACAAACTTCCCTCGCCCTGTGGTTTCAGTCAATTCAAGGGAGAGGAAGATCATCATGAAGCTGGCAGACAACCTGCTCGCCAACTACACCGGTAGCATCGCCGCCATCCCTGCTGACGCCTGGACCGTCCAGTGCGGCGACGGCGCGGAGGAAGACATCAAGATCGCGTACAGGAAGAACGACCACGGCACCAACACCGCGGTCGTGTGCGCGAGCGCGTCGTTCCTGCTGCCGCTGCCCATGAGGAGAGCGTTCGACCTGCTCAAGAACAACTTGCTGCGTGTCAAG TGGGATGTCCTGGTGAACGGAGGCAGCGTGAAGGAGGAAGTTCGTGTCGCCAATGGCATCGGGAGTGAAGATGCTGTCTCCATTCTGCATGTCAAG CACGGCAGCGGGGCAAACAAGGAGACCACGATGATCCTCCAGAACAGCTGCTACGACGTGTCGGGATCGTTCATGGTCTACTCCTCTCTCGACAAACAGCTGATGGACATGATCATGAGCCCGGACGGCGACCAGGCGATGAGCAACATCACCCTCTTCCCCACCGGCTTCTCCCTTGTTCCCCTCGCCGAACCAGCGCAGGCTGGCTCCGCCATTGGAGAAGCTGGGGAAACTCTGATGACTGCAGGGTTCCAGATTCTGATGAAGCTGGCCCGTGGGACTGGCCTGTGCCCTCGGTCAGTGTCATCGGCAATCAAGATCATGTCGGACCAGATTGAGACTATGAAAGATACGCTGATGAACAGCCACCCCGTCTTCTATAGGAGGATCCCGTCTACCATCTAG